In a single window of the Silurus meridionalis isolate SWU-2019-XX chromosome 8, ASM1480568v1, whole genome shotgun sequence genome:
- the LOC124389914 gene encoding claudin-20 — translation MASTGTQIFGFVLALLGILGATVATLLPNWKVSADVGSSILTVISQMQGLWMDCTWYSTGMFSCTLKYSVLALPAYLQTARTTMVLSCVLAALGLCLGSLGLKCTHWGGGRKAKRHAALAAGFCFVASGFLCLVPASWYTNEVIASFLDASIPESNKFEPGGAVYVAFVSSGFLLAGGFIFCLSCSGKRHGPQDLVLLPPDKLLLQQQQQLLQQQHLDQLQHQYCTLSPLDNKTGYSLQDYV, via the coding sequence ATGGCGTCCACGGGCACGCAAATCTTCGGCTTCGTGCTTGCCCTCCTGGGCATCCTGGGTGCCACAGTGGCCACACTTCTCCCCAACTGGAAGGTGAGCGCAGACGTGGGCTCGAGCATACTCACTGTGATCTCACAGATGCAGGGCCTATGGATGGACTGCACTTGGTACAGCACTGGCATGTTCAGCTGCACGCTGAAGTACTCCGTCCTGGCGCTGCCCGCGTACCTTCAGACGGCACGCACCACCATGGTGCTGTCCTGTGTCCTGGCCGCACTCGGGCTCTGCCTGGGTTCGCTCGGGCTCAAGTGCACCCACTGGGGAGGCGGCCGGAAAGCAAAACGTCACGCCGCGCTGGCAGCCGGGTTCTGTTTCGTAGCCTCGGGGTTCCTCTGCCTGGTGCCTGCGTCTTGGTACACCAACGAGGTCATCGCCAGCTTTCTGGATGCCAGCATACCCGAGAGCAACAAGTTCGAACCAGGCGGGGCGGTGTACGTCGCATTCGTCTCGTCTGGTTTCCTTCTCGCCGGCGGCTTCATCTTCTGCCTGTCGTGCTCGGGCAAACGCCACGGTCCTCAGGATCTCGTCCTGCTGCCTCCGGATAAACTGTtactccagcagcagcagcaactcCTCCAGCAGCAGCACTTAGACCAGCTCCAGCACCAGTACTGCACTCTCTCACCTCTGGATAATAAGACAGGGTATAGCCTGCAGGACTATGTGTAA